The sequence below is a genomic window from Sardina pilchardus chromosome 9, fSarPil1.1, whole genome shotgun sequence.
AACGTGCCTTAACGAGATATCGTGGCTAATTTGACCAGCTGTAAGAAAGCTTTTGGTGTGACACAAATGAACAACGTTAGTTACCAGTGATTTGGGCAACATTTCAAAGAAGCAGTGAGTTAGCTCTGTCGCTACTAAGTTAGCTAACAATGTTGCTAAAGTTGGACGTCTGCGTCATCACATACAGATCTGAGCAAGTAGAAACAGCATTAATatcatagacatatatatatatctatgattAATATGATGTTTGTGTCATGACTCATGGGCTCATTACCTAAAGTTGCTGTAGCTAGCTGTAAACATTAGCTAAGTTACAGTTAGCTAAGTTAGGTTGGTGTTGCTGGTTAGGCTATGTGTCATCTAAGTTAACTATCTGCTACAGTTTTTTTCTCAGTTGCATTGGCGCATTTCGCAGATCAAAACGGCATTATTCTACATCACCTTATTAAGTGAACATATCATAAAAACACTGCATTTCAATCTTGACCAAACAGCAAATGCTTTAGTGCTTCCAACTGATGTGTACGTGTCTGAAgtttttgcattttcaattgCTAAATTCATGTTAGTCAGAATATAGGCGTTATGCTGCTGGTGCAATGTTGAGTAGTCCTACCCCATGAAACAAATAGGTATTATTTCATCGCTTGAGTCATTGTATGCAAAAGTGTTGAACTAGTTATCATACCGAGTTGTAGTAATATGTCAAACATATGGGACCTGACAGACAGGAACAGTAGAGTAACCAGCGGTACATTTCCCACTGACATAAGAACTTAACTGGTGCATTTATCTCTTTAGACACCTGGTGAGAGGAGGCCCGAAGACAGTCACGGGCTACCTTCAGTTCACCTCAACCTTCAGATTCGGCTTTTTAAAAGTGTCCCCTCAGAATGGCCAGCCACTTCCGCAGCTACATCTGGGACCCAGTTCTCATTGTGTCTCAGATTGCGTTGATGCAGTGCATCTATTATAGCTTCCTTGGATTGTGGCTTGCTGGTGTTGATAGCCTTGTCCAGACAAATAGATCTCTCGACCAAATTTTCAGCTATGAGGTGAGTCTGCAATattatctggtgtgtgtgtgtgtgtgtgtgtggtactggcTTTTTAGACTCTATGATAATATTGTCAACTGTGTTGCAGGTAGTTGGTTTCGCGACACCTCACGGCAGACTTTCAATGATGGCATTCATCTTAAATTCATTGACATGGTAAGTTGTCATCAGGCTTGTACACAATTCTGAATTTTAGGATTGGCCTCCATTCGATTCATAAATTGGaatttcaattgaattgaattagtCCCACCCCACAGAaagttgaattggaatgacaggaagtggaattcaattcatggcaattcaaaacaattccagtcacacaacaggaagattgtgttgaatctcacatacattcagttttgctttggaaatgtaattggttactgttttcagttataaggtgtgtgtttgttgcgatcatatactgtatgacgtatattgtgaaacttaattgttaaacactacccttaaattatgtatatgaatttctttgaattcattgaatttcaattctacttcctttagTTCGAATTCGAcgtcctgtttttgacctcaattcaagttcaattcaaattcaagaattgaattggaatttaggagtcattctcaattcaattctgaattttgcacaagcctgtctAATCAGACAGTAACATTTCATATACAAAATGCAGTGtttaagtgccattcacaccaagGGTGATACCTAACCATAATGATGAaagtgtccacactgaccaaagaTTAGAAAAGTTTCTcgtcgtgttaatgaatgtggtggctaaaatgtgatgggttctgattggatgttaggttgttgtcattcatattaacgagagcgatatttgtttatactTATTgatatagttatcgttcttggtgtgaatctCTTGGTGGTAAtggtacagtatgcacacagatgcaccaAATCTAGTCTAGCAGGTAGTTCTTTAGAACATCTACACCTCTCAGCATATTCCTTTATTTGggataacctttaaaaaaagatttttttaaaaatcacgaAAAGTGAAGTAATGGTTTGTCTTTGTATCAACAGTGCTCTCGGCCTTTGGTTCTTCATCCGACGCGGCAAGCAGTGCTTGGACTTCACCGTCACAGTGCATTTCTTTCACATGATCGGATGCTGGGTGTACAACTCTCACCTGcccgcctctctctcctggtggcTCGTCAACGTGGCATGTATGGCTCTAATGGCCGTCATCGGGGAATACTTGTGCATGCGGACTGAGCTCCGAGCTATTCCGGTCAACACGGGACCCAAATCAAACCTCTGAGGGATCATTCACACTGGCATTCTCGGGGTGGACTGTGGCCAGGCTGGACTGGTTGCCATTTTCAGTCTTTTTGTCAGTTACTTTCTGTTGCTGCATTATCAATGACTGCACTTGACTGAATTGACCTGGAACAAAGGTCTTTTCTCAAGAGATTGAACAGTTGCGTCAATAAGCAAAGAATGCCCCTGTAATCGCTGATGTATAGATTATGTtgtggtttatttattttctctgaCATTCTTAAGTGGCTGCAATTTTAGAATTTTATAATGTTTAAGTATTACACATttctgaagagagagaaaacggtcATATGTGATGGATCTGTGCATCATCTTGCTTTTATTGGCCCATAATGAGAGGTACTATTGTAAATATACAACAAAGCAAAACTTTTGGAGAACTGTCATCATAGCGCATGCAGGAAAAACAGACATGAAGAAAGAAGATTTGTCATCCATACTCAATACATAATAAGTATGCATCCTTTGTAATTAGGAGTGGCTTAAATGTCAAAAGCAGTCAGACAAATCTTTACTTGACTTGGCCGGAAATGGGTACAATCAAGATATGCAATATGCATTTCAGATAGGAATTATCACACAACCTGTGCTGAATACTTGAGAAGGGTACAAAGTTAACAAGTGGTTTATTGACTTTGTGCCCCTATTCATGAAAAGCAGCCACTATTCAGGCATCTTTTGTGTACATTTTATTCTGTGGTGTGCTTTATTTTAACAGTTTCTATTTAAACTAATTGGACAGAAAGTCATAATCTTTCCCCGGGTTACCTCAAGTTTGCTTTAATAAAATCATCATTCCGATTTGCTAAGGACTTGAATCCTACACTTACACTTTTATTACAATTAAAGATTGTACCTTTATACACACTGCCTCCAACTAGTAATTCTCAAATGTGATTCCACAAATCACACAATGAAGTGGCACAGACATACTGCCAATACATTTATCTATTGTTAATATTGTTATTTGTGCTTCTGGTGCTTGAATTACAGTCATTTCTAGTGTATTAACTCCATTGTGTATAAGGTGCAGGACAGGGTTTTAgcgagttaaaagaaacaaaaccatattaataccatataaaCTGTCCCCGTACTAACCTCAtaactgaagacattttgcaaaatcagtaTTTAAACTGTGGctgatagttgggaaattaggaTACATATGTTTCAGGGAATAACTTTGACTACTTACGGTATTTGGGAAAGCAGGCAGTTCAGCTCAACATGTATTTGCATTACCATGTCAATTCTAAAAGCATACATTGTTGTCACCACTGTTCCTTAGATGGAACCCTACATAGGCCAGGAGCCAAGGAACTCACGACTAGTCCTTTGCTTTATCAATACTTGCCTGACATGGTCAGTCTTATCACTGGCAAgcactaaaaaaagaaaaactattCTTGTTAgttcggtggtgtgtgtgtgtgtgtgtctgtgtgtgcactaatgATCTGCTATGGATTTGGTGCTCCCTGGCTGCTGCCAATGCCTCGGTACCGAAATAGGCGAGGAAGCAGGTATATTCCGCTTGCTCTCGCCGCGTGGTGTGAAGCCACTGAAGGAAGCAGTGGCAGATTGTGCGCAGGCTATCGAACAGCACAAGCATTCGATAAGCCTCTGATTACAGGCACTCAGATGGCTTCTGCGAGATGACAAGATGGGGGAGGGATCTGCACGCCGCCTGGCTGCATTTCCTCTCCTATTTACCTTGGTAAATGGCAGCTAAGAGGAAGGAGGGGAGCCTTCACGACGGCCAATATAGACGCATGAATATTTGATACTCTCTAAAGGGTATTGCTCTGCCtgcaaccccccaccccttcaccccctggagacacacacacacactccaccaccactaTAATGAACAGCATATCAGCAGATGGAAGCATGTTAATTAAAGACTGACGGGCAGCTGTTACACACAGTATGAAATCCTCATTAACAGGAACAGGGCGTTTGCCATTTACTAGGTCCTAATCCCTGCATGCACCTGGGGCTAAAGCACCCCTAACCCCAGAGATGAGGCTTTTGAATGAGATTAATTAAAATGTGCCCGACTTTAACGACTTTTGGACCCACCCCCCACATAGAGGTACTGCAGTGGATGCTAGAGCACTTGGTTGTAAGCTCGAGACTGCAGCAAACCAGTTTATGTGAA
It includes:
- the sys1 gene encoding protein SYS1 homolog, which encodes MASHFRSYIWDPVLIVSQIALMQCIYYSFLGLWLAGVDSLVQTNRSLDQIFSYEVVGFATPHGRLSMMAFILNSLTCALGLWFFIRRGKQCLDFTVTVHFFHMIGCWVYNSHLPASLSWWLVNVACMALMAVIGEYLCMRTELRAIPVNTGPKSNL